One part of the Solanum dulcamara chromosome 8, daSolDulc1.2, whole genome shotgun sequence genome encodes these proteins:
- the LOC129901359 gene encoding 30S ribosomal protein S7, chloroplastic: MSRRGTAEKKTAKSNPIYRNRLVNMLVNRILKHGKKSLAYQIIYRAVKKIQQKTETNPLSVLRQAIRGVTPDITVKARRVDGSTHQVPIEIGSTQGKALAIRWLLAASRKRPGQNMAFKLSSELVDAAKGSA, from the coding sequence ATGTCACGTCGAGGTACTGCAGAAAAAAAAACAGCAAAATCCAATCCAATTTATCGTAATCGATTAGTTAACATGTTGGTTAACCGTATTCTGAAACACGGAAAAAAATCATTGGCTTATCAAATTATCTATCGAGCCGTGAAAAAGATTCAACAAAAGACAGAAACAAATCCACTATCCGTTTTACGTCAAGCAATACGTGGAGTAACTCCCGATATAACAGTAAAAGCACGACGTGTAGATGGATCAACTCATCAAGTTCCCATTGAAATAGGATCCACACAAGGAAAAGCACTTGCCATTCGTTGGTTATTAGCGGCATCCCGAAAACGTCCAGGTCAAAATATGGCTTTCAAATTAAGTTCCGAATTAGTGGATGCTGCCAAAGGGAGTGCCTGA